Proteins from one Oncorhynchus tshawytscha isolate Ot180627B linkage group LG16, Otsh_v2.0, whole genome shotgun sequence genomic window:
- the LOC121839591 gene encoding vascular cell adhesion protein 1-like: MSQKNCTTVFFNVTTSYSDKYYFRIESQPFRATDLDKSVSIDVRGEVKEGTPVSLNCSAVAPCPEHPPELTWTLPKQFTTENQLQESSDQTKSVLSTVTFTPSYLHHEKNITCTSVYPVGASNKTTEHNMMLNVSFSPKDTSASISPSDPVSVGSCVNLTCSSTANPPVTTFTWFQISGDKPTQVASGQSYTLNVTVDGGLYFCEARNNNKCISVQEASLQSLV, translated from the exons ATGTCCCAGAAGAACTGCACCACAGTCTTCTTCAATGTAACCACCAGTTACTCTGATAAATACTACTTCAGGATTGAGAGTCAACCATTCCGTGCAACAGACCTTGATAAGTCTGTTTCTATAGATGTCAGAG GTGAGGTGAAGGAAGGGACCCCTGTCAGTTTGAACTGCTCTGCTGTCGCTCCCTGTCCCGAACACCCCCCTGAGCTGACATGGACTCTCCCAAAACAGTTCACAACTGAGAACCAACTGCAGGAGAGTTCAGACCAAACCAAATCAGTTCTCTCCACGGTGACCTTCACTCCGTCATATCTTCATCATGAGAAGAACATCACTTGTACCTCAGTCTACCCAGTAGGGGCAAGTAACAAGACAACTGAACATAACATGATGCTTAACGTTTCAT tctctcctaaGGACACCTCGGCCTCCATCAGTCCATCTGATCCAGTATCAGTGGGCAGCTGTGTTAATCTGACCTGCAGCAGTACAGCCAACCCTCCTGTGACAACCTTCACCTGGTTCCAGATCAGTGGAGATAAACCAACACAGGTAGCATCTGGACAGAGTTACACCCTCAATGTGACTGTTGATGGAGGACTGTACTTCTGTGAAGcaagaaataataataaatgcatctcagtgcaagaggcgtcactacagtccctggtttga